A DNA window from Seriola aureovittata isolate HTS-2021-v1 ecotype China chromosome 8, ASM2101889v1, whole genome shotgun sequence contains the following coding sequences:
- the ints6l gene encoding integrator complex subunit 6 isoform X1 — MPILLFLLDTSASMNQRTYLGTTYLDVAKGAVEVFMKLRARDPASRGDRYMLVTFDDPPYGVKAGWKENHATFMCELKNLQASGLTTLGHALRTAFDLLNLNRLVSGIDNYGQGRNPFFLEPSVIITITDGNKLTHSSGVPDELHLPLNSPLAGSELTKEPFRWDQRLFALVLRLPGAATPDNEQLGSVPTDESAITQMCEVTGGRSYCVRTQRMLNQCLESLVQKVQSGVVINFEKTGPDPPLIGEDNSVESSRPVSSFSPQLWHSCHKLIYVRPNPKTGVPVGHWPIPESFWPDQNSPTLPPRSAHPMVRFSCVDCEPMVIDKLPFDKYELEPSPLTQYILERKSPHMCWQVFVSSSGKQNDLGQPFGYLKASTTLTCVNLFVMPYNYPVLLPLLDDLFKVHKLKPNLKWRQAFEMYLKTMPPYYLLPLKKALRMMGAPNLIADTIDCGLSYSVISYLKKLSQQAKIESDRLIVSVGKKAPQETGIKVKNHSSSLSLAHRRDFKQLLQGITGEGPLRLVDINFKEFAGFQIALLNKDVKPQAYRNAYDIPRRNLLDQLTRMRSNLLRTSQKLIRGQDEDYLHSIPVAQMGNYQEYLKMMPSPLREIDPDQPKRLHTFGNPFKQDKKGMMIDEADEFVAGPQNKKRGNSSDSNSGATLKRRRSMSPLLRRPQSPPGNTNHVVVGKSPVGVQGQQNLIKPIPQHKGVDGNNVVVPESNGDGVLGPESGELWPADMEPVAENPSALPAEEKAGVGAVDRGEDVNMMEERLTEDCLDEQPLEEKHNCERLSPQSQLEGPEADPAALETIFIAPLDGSQAELRTRVIKEVRKPGRNYEAILSLLQQVKGPLNVQRYFIQHAIKEAVRFKKRVLIQQLELALAELEKKHAASSQLPNDHGR, encoded by the exons GCCGGCTGGAAGGAGAACCATGCCACCTTCATGTGTGAGCTGAAAAACCTGCAGGCATCTGGGCTGACTACACTAGGTCATGCTCTTCGCACAGCCTTTGACCTGCTTAACCTCAACCGCCTCGTCTCAGGCATCGACAACTATGGACAG GGACGTAACCCCTTCTTCCTCGAGCCATCTGTGATCATCACTATCACTGATGGGAACAAGCTCACACACAGCTCTGGGGTGCCAGATGAG CTGCACCTTCCTCTGAACTCTCCTTTGGCGGGCAGTGAACTGACCAAAGAGCCCTTTCGTTGGGACCAGCGTCTCTTCGCACTGGTGCTGAGGCTGCCAGGAGCAGCCACACCCGACAACGAGCAGCTCGGTAGCGTCCCCACAGATGAGTCTGCTATCACCCAGATGTGTGAAGTCACTGGAG GGCGATCATACTGTGTACGGACACAAAGGATGTTGAACCAGTGTCTGGAATCTCTGGTGCAAAAGGTTCAAAGCGGCGTGGTCATTAATTTTGAGAAGACAGGGCCAGATCCGCCTCTCATTGGGGAAG ataaCTCAGTGGAGTCAAGTCGTCCCGTGTCATCCTTCAGCCCACAGCTGTGGCACAGTTGCCACAAACTCATCTACGTGCGGCCGAACCCAAAGACCGGAGTGCCAGTTGGCCATTGGCCCATACCAGAGTCCTTCTGGCCGGACCAGAATTCTCCTACACTG CCACCCCGCTCTGCTCATCCCATGGTGCGTTTCTCTTGTGTGGACTGTGAGCCCATGGTGATCGACAAACTTCCCTTTGACAAGTATGAACTGGAGCCCTCTCCACTCACCCAGTACATTCTGGAAAGGAAGTCTCCACACATGTGCTGGCAG GTGTTCGTCAGCAGCAGTGGGAAGCAAAATGACCTTGGACAGCCATTTGGCTACCTTAAAGCCAGCACCACTCTCACCTGTGTCAACCTCTTTGTCATGCCTTACAACTACCCAGTCCTTCTCCCACTCCTCG ACGATTTGTTTAAAGTGCACAAACTAAAACCAAACCTCAAGTGGCGACAGGCCTTTGAGATGTACCTGAAGACAATGCCTCCGTACTACCTCTTG CCCTTAAAAAAGGCCTTGAGGATGATGGGTGCACCTAATCTTATCGCAGACACCATAGACTGCGGTCTGAGTTACAGCGTCATCTCATATCTAAAGAAGCTCAGCCAGCAG GCAAAGATTGAATCAGACCGTTTAATCGTGTCCGTGGGGAAGAAGGCTCCCCAGGAAACTGGCATAAAGGTGAAGAACcactccagctctctctctctggcccaCCGGAGAGACTttaagcagctgctgcagggaaTCACTGGGGAGGGGCCGCTTCGACTGGTGGACATCAACTTCAAAGAGTTCGCCGGCTTCCAGATCGCCCTGCTCAACAAG GATGTAAAACCTCAAGCTTATCGAAATGCGTACGACATCCCAAGAAGGAACCTTCTGGATCAGCTCACCCGCATGCGCTCCAATTTGCTGCGGACATCGCAGAAACTGATCCGAGGGCAAGACGAAG ACTATCTCCACAGTATTCCAGTGGCTCAGATGGGAAACTATCAGGAGTACCTAAAAATGATGCCATCTCCTCTCAGAGAGATTGACCCCGACCAACCTAAACGTCTGCACACATTTGGGAATCCTTTCAAGCAGGATAAGAAG GGCATGATGATCGATGAGGCAGATGAGTTTGTAGCAGGGcctcaaaataagaaaagaggaaattcCAGTGATTCCAACTCGGGGGCTACTCTGAAGAGAAGGCGAAGTATGTCCCCGTTGCTGCGGCGGCCACAGTCTCCACCAGGGAACACCAACCATGTGGTGGTGGGAAAGAGTCCGGTAGGGGTTCAGGGGCAGCAGAACCTCATCAAACCCATCCCACAGCACAAAG GAGTGGACGGCAACAACGTGGTGGTCCCTGAGAGTAACGGTGATGGGGTTCTTGGGCCTGAGTCAGGGGAGCTCTGGCCCGCTGATATGGAGCCCGTAGCAGAAAACCCATCTGCACTACCCGCGGAGGAGAAGGCCGGGGTCGGGGCAGTGGATCGGGGAGAGGATGTCAACATGATGGAGGAGAGACTAACGGAGGATTGTCTGGATGAGCAGCCGCTGGAGGAGAAACACAACTGTGAACGTCTGAGTCCTCAGAGCCAGCTAGAAGGCCCTGAAGCTGACCCTGCAGCGCTCGAGACCATTTTCATAGCCCCACTGGATGGAAGCCAAGCAGAGCTGCGGACGCGGGTCATAAAGGAGGTCCGCAAGCCTGGACGAA ACTATGAGGCAATACTGTCACTATTGCAGCAGGTGAAAGGACCACTTAATGTGCAGAGGTACTTCATCCAGCACGCTATCAAAGAGGCTGTCAG GTTCAAGAAGCGGGTACTGATCCAGCAGCTGGAGTTGGCCCTTGCTGAATTGGAGAAGAAGCACGCAGCATCCTCACAGCTTCCCAACGATCATGGCAGATAG
- the mmgt1 gene encoding ER membrane protein complex subunit 5, protein MASSFWKGVVGVGLFALAHAAFSAAQHRSYMRLTEKENETLPIDIVLQTLLSFVMTCYGIVHIAGEFKDMDASSELKNKTFDTLRNHPSFYLFNHRGRVLFRSPEEEPSSARNQQALPNPIRLRKLEHLH, encoded by the exons ATGGCCTCGTCGTTTTGGAAAGGTGTTGTCGGCGTCGGACTCTTTGCCTTAGCCCACGCAGCTTTCTCAGCGGCACAGC ATCGATCATACATGCGACTCACAGAGAAGGAAAACGAGACGCTACCAATTGAT ATTGTATTACAGACCCTATTATCGTTTGTGATGACCTGTTACGGTATTGTCCACATTGCTGGAGAGTTTAAAGACATGGATGCTTCCTCGGAGCTGAAAAACAA AACATTTGATACACTGAGGAACCACCCATCCTTTTACCTTTTCAATCACCGGGGTCGGGTGCTATTCCGCTCGCCGGAGGAGGAGCCCTCCTCTGCACGCAACCAGCAAGCTCTTCCCAACCCCATACGGCTACGCAAGCTGGAGCATTTGCACTGA
- the ints6l gene encoding integrator complex subunit 6 isoform X2 translates to MCELKNLQASGLTTLGHALRTAFDLLNLNRLVSGIDNYGQGRNPFFLEPSVIITITDGNKLTHSSGVPDELHLPLNSPLAGSELTKEPFRWDQRLFALVLRLPGAATPDNEQLGSVPTDESAITQMCEVTGGRSYCVRTQRMLNQCLESLVQKVQSGVVINFEKTGPDPPLIGEDNSVESSRPVSSFSPQLWHSCHKLIYVRPNPKTGVPVGHWPIPESFWPDQNSPTLPPRSAHPMVRFSCVDCEPMVIDKLPFDKYELEPSPLTQYILERKSPHMCWQVFVSSSGKQNDLGQPFGYLKASTTLTCVNLFVMPYNYPVLLPLLDDLFKVHKLKPNLKWRQAFEMYLKTMPPYYLLPLKKALRMMGAPNLIADTIDCGLSYSVISYLKKLSQQAKIESDRLIVSVGKKAPQETGIKVKNHSSSLSLAHRRDFKQLLQGITGEGPLRLVDINFKEFAGFQIALLNKDVKPQAYRNAYDIPRRNLLDQLTRMRSNLLRTSQKLIRGQDEDYLHSIPVAQMGNYQEYLKMMPSPLREIDPDQPKRLHTFGNPFKQDKKGMMIDEADEFVAGPQNKKRGNSSDSNSGATLKRRRSMSPLLRRPQSPPGNTNHVVVGKSPVGVQGQQNLIKPIPQHKGVDGNNVVVPESNGDGVLGPESGELWPADMEPVAENPSALPAEEKAGVGAVDRGEDVNMMEERLTEDCLDEQPLEEKHNCERLSPQSQLEGPEADPAALETIFIAPLDGSQAELRTRVIKEVRKPGRNYEAILSLLQQVKGPLNVQRYFIQHAIKEAVRFKKRVLIQQLELALAELEKKHAASSQLPNDHGR, encoded by the exons ATGTGTGAGCTGAAAAACCTGCAGGCATCTGGGCTGACTACACTAGGTCATGCTCTTCGCACAGCCTTTGACCTGCTTAACCTCAACCGCCTCGTCTCAGGCATCGACAACTATGGACAG GGACGTAACCCCTTCTTCCTCGAGCCATCTGTGATCATCACTATCACTGATGGGAACAAGCTCACACACAGCTCTGGGGTGCCAGATGAG CTGCACCTTCCTCTGAACTCTCCTTTGGCGGGCAGTGAACTGACCAAAGAGCCCTTTCGTTGGGACCAGCGTCTCTTCGCACTGGTGCTGAGGCTGCCAGGAGCAGCCACACCCGACAACGAGCAGCTCGGTAGCGTCCCCACAGATGAGTCTGCTATCACCCAGATGTGTGAAGTCACTGGAG GGCGATCATACTGTGTACGGACACAAAGGATGTTGAACCAGTGTCTGGAATCTCTGGTGCAAAAGGTTCAAAGCGGCGTGGTCATTAATTTTGAGAAGACAGGGCCAGATCCGCCTCTCATTGGGGAAG ataaCTCAGTGGAGTCAAGTCGTCCCGTGTCATCCTTCAGCCCACAGCTGTGGCACAGTTGCCACAAACTCATCTACGTGCGGCCGAACCCAAAGACCGGAGTGCCAGTTGGCCATTGGCCCATACCAGAGTCCTTCTGGCCGGACCAGAATTCTCCTACACTG CCACCCCGCTCTGCTCATCCCATGGTGCGTTTCTCTTGTGTGGACTGTGAGCCCATGGTGATCGACAAACTTCCCTTTGACAAGTATGAACTGGAGCCCTCTCCACTCACCCAGTACATTCTGGAAAGGAAGTCTCCACACATGTGCTGGCAG GTGTTCGTCAGCAGCAGTGGGAAGCAAAATGACCTTGGACAGCCATTTGGCTACCTTAAAGCCAGCACCACTCTCACCTGTGTCAACCTCTTTGTCATGCCTTACAACTACCCAGTCCTTCTCCCACTCCTCG ACGATTTGTTTAAAGTGCACAAACTAAAACCAAACCTCAAGTGGCGACAGGCCTTTGAGATGTACCTGAAGACAATGCCTCCGTACTACCTCTTG CCCTTAAAAAAGGCCTTGAGGATGATGGGTGCACCTAATCTTATCGCAGACACCATAGACTGCGGTCTGAGTTACAGCGTCATCTCATATCTAAAGAAGCTCAGCCAGCAG GCAAAGATTGAATCAGACCGTTTAATCGTGTCCGTGGGGAAGAAGGCTCCCCAGGAAACTGGCATAAAGGTGAAGAACcactccagctctctctctctggcccaCCGGAGAGACTttaagcagctgctgcagggaaTCACTGGGGAGGGGCCGCTTCGACTGGTGGACATCAACTTCAAAGAGTTCGCCGGCTTCCAGATCGCCCTGCTCAACAAG GATGTAAAACCTCAAGCTTATCGAAATGCGTACGACATCCCAAGAAGGAACCTTCTGGATCAGCTCACCCGCATGCGCTCCAATTTGCTGCGGACATCGCAGAAACTGATCCGAGGGCAAGACGAAG ACTATCTCCACAGTATTCCAGTGGCTCAGATGGGAAACTATCAGGAGTACCTAAAAATGATGCCATCTCCTCTCAGAGAGATTGACCCCGACCAACCTAAACGTCTGCACACATTTGGGAATCCTTTCAAGCAGGATAAGAAG GGCATGATGATCGATGAGGCAGATGAGTTTGTAGCAGGGcctcaaaataagaaaagaggaaattcCAGTGATTCCAACTCGGGGGCTACTCTGAAGAGAAGGCGAAGTATGTCCCCGTTGCTGCGGCGGCCACAGTCTCCACCAGGGAACACCAACCATGTGGTGGTGGGAAAGAGTCCGGTAGGGGTTCAGGGGCAGCAGAACCTCATCAAACCCATCCCACAGCACAAAG GAGTGGACGGCAACAACGTGGTGGTCCCTGAGAGTAACGGTGATGGGGTTCTTGGGCCTGAGTCAGGGGAGCTCTGGCCCGCTGATATGGAGCCCGTAGCAGAAAACCCATCTGCACTACCCGCGGAGGAGAAGGCCGGGGTCGGGGCAGTGGATCGGGGAGAGGATGTCAACATGATGGAGGAGAGACTAACGGAGGATTGTCTGGATGAGCAGCCGCTGGAGGAGAAACACAACTGTGAACGTCTGAGTCCTCAGAGCCAGCTAGAAGGCCCTGAAGCTGACCCTGCAGCGCTCGAGACCATTTTCATAGCCCCACTGGATGGAAGCCAAGCAGAGCTGCGGACGCGGGTCATAAAGGAGGTCCGCAAGCCTGGACGAA ACTATGAGGCAATACTGTCACTATTGCAGCAGGTGAAAGGACCACTTAATGTGCAGAGGTACTTCATCCAGCACGCTATCAAAGAGGCTGTCAG GTTCAAGAAGCGGGTACTGATCCAGCAGCTGGAGTTGGCCCTTGCTGAATTGGAGAAGAAGCACGCAGCATCCTCACAGCTTCCCAACGATCATGGCAGATAG
- the her11 gene encoding hairy-related 11, which produces MTRKLQNPSLDDARSRKRILKPVVEKKRRDRINQSLADLRTLLLNHTSDPRLQNPKIEKAEILDLAVEYLQKWTDGKKLSNDSANSQMKTRAPVVSLHHPEACLAPLFTIQSAGFQQCVAQLTTYMNKITPAQKTSLIEGLKHHTETQQSKPDFGQKTTETETPDAASVYVVCTSERKDESSKSLFPSHSPFQPQSCSTPCHDYLSPPTSPWFSPSFSTYATSPPFPSLASHFSFPPSLSPPSSNTSFYSFSPTVSHTSPPALHFPPLTALRSSPRPAPREGSLPNSSSAMWRPWF; this is translated from the exons ATGACCAGAAAACTACAAAACCCCAGTCTGGACGATGCCAGGAGCAGGAAAAGG ATTCTGAAACCAGTTgttgagaagaagagaagagatcGAATAAATCAAAGTCTTGCTGACCTGAGAACTTTGCTGTTGAATCATACATCGGATCCA CGACTGCAGAATCCCAAAATAGAGAAAGCTGAGATTCTGGACTTGGCTGTGGAATATCTTCAGAAGTGGACGGATGGAAAGAAGCTGAGCAATG ACTCTGCTAATAGTCAGATGAAGACCCGTGCTCCTGTGGTGAGTCTTCATCACCCAGAGGCTTGTCTTGCTCCTCTCTTCACCATTCAGAGCGCAGGGTTTCAGCAGTGTGTGGCTCAGCTGACCACCTATATGAACAAAATAACACCGGCCCAGAAAACAAGCCTGATTGAGGGACTGAAACATCACACAGAGACCCAGCAGTCAAAACCAGACTTCGGCCAGAAAACGACTGAAACTGAGACGCCAGATGCAGCGTCCGTCTACGTCGTCTGCACGTCTGAGAGAAAAGACGAGTCCTCCAAGTCGCTGTTTCCATCCCATTCTCCATTTCAGCCTCAGTCTTGCTCCACACCATGCCACGACTATCTCTCCCCTCCCACATCTCCCTggttctctccttctttctccacATATGCCACCTCTCCCCCTTTCCCATCATTAGCCTCTCACTTCTCCTTCCCCCCCAGCCTGTCACCTCCATCTTCCAACACCTCCTTTTATAGTTTCTCGCCCACGGTCTCTCACACCAGCCCTCCTGCCCTCCACTTCCCCCCACTCACCGCTCTGAGATCCTCTCCACGTCCCGCACCGAGGGAGGGGTCACTACCAAACTCCTCTTCAGCCATGTGGAGACCTTGGTTTTGA
- the her5 gene encoding hairy-related 5 — protein MKVLSSPESPGQRSVRRVSKPLMEKRRRERINHSLETLRLLMLENTHNDKLKNPKVEKAEILESVVQFLKSEKEVDRVLSSEQTCARQYNYHDGMRTCLLRVSRFIATKGQESEETGEDTVQASFALPEPHTHPSSPGHIHKALIPAPAGDPTTLAPQHLPHHHLQHGISHPYLTQRTGLHCETRKLLSSTAACTNIIDPVWRPWPQ, from the exons ATGAAGGTTTTATCTTCACCAGAGTCTCCCGGACAGAGGAGTGTGAGAAGG GTGTCGAAACCTCTGATGGAAAAACGCAGACGGGAGCGAATCAACCACAGTCTGGAGACATTACGACTTCTGATGCTGGAGAACACCCACAATGAT AAACTGAAGAATCCAAAGGTGGAGAAGGCAGAGATTCTGGAGAGTGTGGTCCAGTTCCTGAAGTCAGAGAAGGAGGTGGACAGAGTCCTGTCCAGCGAGCAGACCTGTGCCCGCCAGTACAACTACCATGACGGCATGAGGACCTGCCTGCTGAGGGTCAGCCGCTTCATCGCCACCAAAGGCCAGGAGTCAGAGGAAACCGGCGAGGATACAGTTCAGGCTTCTTTTGCGCTCCCTGAGCCCCACACGCACCCTTCCTCACCCGGGCACATCCACAAAGCACTGATACCCGCTCCTGCTGGTGACCCGACTACTCTGGCTCCTCAGCATCTGCCCCACCATCACCTCCAGCACGGGATCTCTCATCCGTACCTGACCCAAAGGACTGGGCTCCACTGTGAGACCCGGAAGCTGCTTTCCTCCACGGCAGCGTGCACGAACATCATTGATCCTGTGTGGAGGCCCTGGCCTCAGTGA
- the pfdn6 gene encoding prefoldin subunit 6 → MAEAIQKKLKAELEKYTQMQKDVSKSMSARQKLETQLTENNIVKEELDLLGSTNIVYKLIGPVLVKQELDEAKATVAKRLEYINGEIQRYETLLKEMEKKSEQHREVLSSLQQEFQKAQGLAVGKV, encoded by the exons atggcaGAGGCCATTCAGAAGAAACTAAAAGCGGAATTAGAAAAATATACACAGATGCAGAAAG ATGTTAGCAAGAGCATGTCAGCCAGACAGAAGCTGGAGACGCAGCTGACAGAGAACAACATTGTCAAAGAG gAGCTGGATCTGCTGGGCAGCACAAACATAGTTTATAAGCTTATTGGTCCAGTATTAGTGAAGCAAGAACTGGATGAGGCCAAAGCCACAGTTGCAAAAAGGCTGGAGTATATTAACGGAGAAAT TCAAAGGTATGAGACCCTCCTgaaagagatggaaaagaaaTCTGAACAGCACCGAGAAGTCCTGTCCAGTTTACAGCAGGAGTTCCAGAAAGCTCAAGGCCTCGCTGTTGGCAAAGTCTGA